A part of Diceros bicornis minor isolate mBicDic1 chromosome 32, mDicBic1.mat.cur, whole genome shotgun sequence genomic DNA contains:
- the CES4A gene encoding LOW QUALITY PROTEIN: carboxylesterase 4A (The sequence of the model RefSeq protein was modified relative to this genomic sequence to represent the inferred CDS: inserted 2 bases in 2 codons; substituted 5 bases at 5 genomic stop codons), whose product MSQILCLSLTLCLMVQTALGALHTKEPVVVTKYETLQGKQMHMGKTPVNVFLGVPVSTPPVGAHNFTALHPPEPWEGIRDATTHAPVLQGSWGQITSMYVNTQKQYKWLRFSEDCLYLNVYAPVHARGDSPLPVSIXSSTMRHPTQAPHCPAQASASPGGTFLTGSSSTHDGFELAAPEQVVIMLLQSRLGVLGFLSMGDIQARGNWALLDQVAALCWVQKSIAAFGGDAGCVTLFGQSSGAMCISGLMSAMMSLLAXGLFHRAISQSXTAVLRVFITSDSLKVAKKVACLVGCNHKSTWILVDCLRAQSGAEVMRVSKKMRFFHLNSQEDPQEITWFMRPMVDGVVVSDDPVVLLIQGQVASVPCLLSVNNLEFSWLLPFIMKFPLNXCMMKKETITKLLWSTGPLLNITKERLPLVVEEDLGDMDDHNWKIRKKHVMDLAGDXVYSTLQAACXHCRMGVPKNGGCFLLYLYVFEPHTSTNIIIKPRTDGADHGDEICFIFRSPFSKVAKAPPDTPHWVSDHSTGEEKVLSLQMIKYXANFACTGNPTDEKLPYWPCYSQKYLQLDFTTKVGVKLKEEKMVFWMRLCQH is encoded by the exons ATGAGTCAGATTCTGTGCCTGAGCCTTACCCTCTGCCTGATGGTGCAGACAGC cctgGGTGCCCTGCACACCAAGGAGCCTGTAGTGGTTACCAAATATGAGACCCTCCAAGGAAAGCAGATGCACATGGGGAAGACACCCGTCAATGTCTTCCTAGGAGTCCCCGTCTCCACACCTCCTGTAGGTGCCCACAATTTCACTGCCCTGCACCCTCCAGAGCCCTGGGAAGGAATCAGAGATGCCACCACCCACGCCCCT GTGCTTCAGGGGTCCTGGGGGCAGATCACCTCCATGTACGTCAACACGCAGAAACAGTACAAGTGGCTGCGCTTCAGTGAGGACTGTCTGTACCTGAACGTGTACGCGCCAGTGCACGCGCGTGGGGACTCTCCGCTGCCGGTGAGTATTTAATCTTCAACCATGCGCCATCCCACTCAGGCACCCCACTGCCCCGCTCAGGCCTCGGCCTCCCCAGGAGGCACCTTCCTCACGGGCTCATCTTCCACGCACGATGGCTTCGAATTGGCGGCCCCCGAACAAGTGGTGATCATGCTTCTGCAGTCCAGGCTCGGCGTCCTGGGCTTCCTGA GCATGGGCGACATCCAGGCCCGCGGGAACTGGGCCCTGCTGGACCAGGTTGCGGCTCTGTGCTGGGTGCAGAAAAGCATCGCAGCCTTTGGCGGAGACGCAGGCTGTGTGACCCTGTTTGGCCAGTCATCAGGGGCCATGTGCATCTCGGGACTGATGAGTGCG atGATGTCACTCCTAGCCTGAGGTCTCTTCCATCGGGCCATTTCCCAGA GCACTGCAGTACTCAGAGTCTTCATCACTTCTGACTCGCTGAAGGTGGCCA AGAAGGTTGCCTGCCTGGTAGGCTGCAACCACAAGAGCACATGGATTCTGGTAGACTGTCTGAGGGCGCAATCAGGGGCTGAGGTGATGCGGGTGTCCAAGAAGATG aGATTCTTCCACCTGAACTCCCAGGAAGACCCTCAAGAG ATCACGTGGTTCATGCGCCCCATGGTAGATGGTGTGGTGGTCTCAGATGACCCTGTGGTGCTCCTGATCCAGGGGCAGGTTGCATCTGTGCCCTGCCTTCTGAGTGTCAACAACCTGGAGTTCAGTTGGCTTTTGCCTTTT ATCATGAAGTTCCCACTAAACTAGTGCATGATGAAAAAAGAAACCATCACCAAGCTGCTCTGGAGTACCGGTCCCCTGTTG AATATCACAAAGGAGCGGTTACCACTGGTGGTGGAGGAAGACCTGGGTGATATGGATGACCACAACTGGAAGAT aagaaagaaacatgtGATGGACCTGGCTGGGG AGGTGTACTCCACGCTGCAGGCTGCCTGCTAACACTGCAGAATGGGAGTCCCCAAGAATG GTGGCTGCTTCCTTCTCTACCTGTACGTGTTTGAGCCCCACACTTCCACCAATATCATTATCAAACCCCGCACTGATGGGGCAGACCATGGGGATGAGATCTGCTTCATCTTCAGGAGTCCCTTCTCCAAAGTTGCTAAAGCCCCACCTGACACCCCCCACTGGGTGTCTG ACCATTCCACAGGTGAGGAGAAGGTACTGAGCCTCCAGATGATCAAATACTGAGCCAACTTTGCCTGCACAG GAAACCCCACTGATGAGAAGCTCCCCTACTGGCCGTGCTACAGCCAGAAGTACCTGCAGCTGGATTTCACCACAAAGGTGGGTGTGAAGCTCAAGGAGGAGAAGATGGTCTTTTGGATGAGGCTGTGCCAGCATTAA